In Geminocystis sp. NIES-3709, a single genomic region encodes these proteins:
- a CDS encoding pentapeptide repeat-containing protein produces MTNQLHLQYITSLSATEWNTWRQKNPQIVPDLRKADLSRLNLSNFNLKEANLIEVDLSQATLIKTNLSKASLSKANFTRVYSRDANVSLANLQDANFFGAYFTGADFSRSCLSGANFQEANCSDSFFITSDLTYANLSRGIFRGVSFMEANLNNADLKETALNQGDFTLAKAYNSDFSKATLTNIIIEDWKINNQTKFNLVICDHLFLRSQQRISSDNQIFPDTAKFLEFAVNTH; encoded by the coding sequence ATGACTAATCAACTACATTTACAGTATATTACTTCCTTGTCAGCTACAGAATGGAATACTTGGAGACAAAAAAATCCTCAAATCGTACCAGATTTAAGAAAAGCAGACTTAAGTCGTTTAAATTTGAGTAATTTTAATCTCAAAGAAGCGAATTTAATAGAAGTTGATCTCAGTCAAGCTACTCTTATTAAAACTAATTTATCTAAAGCTAGTTTATCCAAGGCTAATTTTACCAGAGTATATAGTCGAGATGCTAATGTAAGTTTAGCTAATTTACAAGATGCTAACTTTTTTGGGGCTTATTTTACTGGTGCTGACTTTAGTAGATCTTGTTTATCAGGTGCTAATTTTCAAGAGGCTAATTGTTCAGACTCTTTTTTTATAACTTCTGATTTAACCTATGCTAATTTATCTCGTGGTATTTTTCGGGGTGTAAGTTTCATGGAAGCAAATCTTAATAATGCTGACTTAAAAGAAACCGCTTTGAATCAAGGGGATTTTACTTTAGCCAAAGCTTATAATAGTGATTTTAGTAAAGCTACTTTAACCAATATTATTATTGAAGATTGGAAGATCAACAATCAAACTAAATTTAATCTAGTAATCTGTGATCATCTTTTCTTGAGAAGTCAACAAAGAATTAGTAGCGATAATCAAATTTTTCCAGATACCGCCAAATTTTTAGAGTTTGCGGTAAATACACACTAA
- a CDS encoding ATP-binding protein, whose product MFIPSLSLISRIIPYQMFTKISHLWRDLVNENSLNGIYFTEDNLINSDVDNVKNEKTSFHSFQLFVSKNIQALLLVEKKINEFYYQITISFEHQEILDFLGLIDHKISLNRDKISDVKNILLTNNQKNIQEENFIFTLMNIITEPLAFQENYLADYSHHQSIEVILRNRIEQERILHQVTQQIQQDLDLLIIVKMTIEQVQSLLQIDRLLIYQIRVPIKQESSEETILIDTVTYEAKASSVIPSVLNFQEESCFNNIKDCEEKYLKGFYLAIDDIHNSNINLCLKELMQKLGVKAKIAIPIIVKNELWGLLIAHQCFAKRKWKSNEINFLKNIAEYLAVAIYQYNSYHQLEEQKILLEEQIEKKAKQLQDALIVAQIANQSKTEFLGSISHELRTPLTCIIGLSGTLLHWSKDIKNNLSLEQQIRYLKIIQDSGRKLLQLINNILDFADIEAGKSLLYMEEISLENLGKMLYLSALEIARNKGINIKLDSTINKSLDLFYCDGERVYQILLNLVDNAIKFTPYGGEVIIKISRNKNQVIFQIEDTGIGINQEQIPLLFTKFQQLENYRTRTHSGTGLGLALSKHLVELHGGIIEVKSIIDKGSTFTVILPNSSQTHNLKSKVSDKEISDLKTNKTIVIICEDDEIGTFLCQLLTAAEYQVIWLVDVYEAINRIKLINPSIVILEQNQEISLEISQNIKLKSEDNLYLMIIRDRISGNEWENLSNSGVDEYLLKPLQPRLLLRKIAKIINH is encoded by the coding sequence ATGTTTATCCCTAGTCTATCTCTTATTAGCAGAATTATTCCTTATCAAATGTTTACTAAAATTTCTCATCTTTGGCGAGATTTAGTAAATGAGAATAGTCTTAATGGAATATATTTCACTGAAGATAATTTAATTAATTCAGATGTTGATAATGTTAAAAATGAAAAAACATCTTTTCATAGTTTTCAATTATTTGTATCAAAAAATATTCAAGCATTACTTTTAGTAGAAAAGAAAATAAATGAATTTTACTATCAGATAACTATTTCTTTTGAACATCAGGAAATCTTAGATTTTTTAGGACTAATTGATCATAAAATTAGCTTAAATAGAGATAAAATTAGTGATGTAAAAAATATTTTATTAACGAATAATCAAAAAAATATTCAAGAAGAAAACTTTATCTTCACTTTAATGAATATAATTACTGAACCTTTAGCATTTCAAGAAAACTATTTAGCTGATTATTCTCACCATCAAAGCATCGAAGTTATTTTAAGAAATCGTATTGAACAAGAACGAATACTTCATCAAGTAACCCAACAAATACAACAAGATTTAGATCTATTAATTATTGTTAAAATGACGATCGAGCAAGTACAATCATTATTACAGATCGATCGTCTATTAATATACCAAATTAGAGTTCCGATTAAACAAGAATCATCTGAAGAAACAATATTAATTGATACAGTAACTTATGAAGCAAAAGCCTCTAGTGTTATTCCCTCTGTATTGAATTTCCAAGAAGAAAGTTGTTTTAATAATATTAAAGATTGCGAAGAAAAATATCTAAAAGGTTTTTATTTAGCTATAGATGATATTCATAATAGTAATATTAATTTATGTTTGAAAGAATTAATGCAAAAATTAGGAGTAAAAGCTAAAATAGCTATTCCAATTATTGTCAAAAATGAATTGTGGGGATTATTAATTGCTCATCAATGTTTTGCTAAAAGAAAATGGAAAAGTAATGAGATTAATTTCTTAAAAAATATTGCTGAATACTTAGCAGTCGCTATCTATCAATATAACTCTTATCATCAACTAGAAGAACAAAAAATATTATTAGAAGAACAAATAGAAAAAAAAGCTAAACAATTACAAGATGCTTTGATTGTCGCTCAAATTGCCAACCAGTCAAAAACAGAATTTTTAGGAAGTATTAGTCATGAATTAAGAACTCCTTTAACCTGTATAATTGGTTTATCTGGAACCTTGTTACATTGGTCAAAAGATATTAAAAATAACCTATCTTTAGAGCAACAAATAAGATACTTAAAAATTATTCAAGATAGTGGAAGAAAGTTATTACAGTTAATCAATAATATTTTAGATTTTGCTGATATTGAAGCGGGGAAATCACTCCTTTATATGGAAGAAATATCCTTAGAAAATCTAGGTAAAATGCTTTATTTATCAGCTTTAGAAATCGCTCGAAATAAGGGGATAAATATTAAATTAGACTCTACTATTAATAAAAGTTTAGATTTATTTTATTGTGACGGAGAAAGAGTATATCAAATACTTTTAAACTTGGTAGATAATGCCATTAAATTTACTCCTTATGGTGGAGAAGTGATTATTAAAATTTCCAGAAATAAGAATCAAGTTATTTTTCAAATAGAAGACACAGGAATCGGTATTAATCAAGAACAAATACCTTTATTATTTACTAAGTTTCAACAATTAGAAAATTATCGCACTCGTACTCATTCTGGTACAGGATTAGGATTAGCTTTGAGCAAACATTTAGTAGAATTACACGGTGGCATAATTGAGGTAAAATCAATCATTGATAAAGGTTCTACCTTTACCGTTATCTTACCTAATTCCTCTCAAACTCATAATTTAAAATCAAAAGTTAGTGACAAAGAAATCTCTGATTTAAAAACTAATAAAACCATTGTAATTATTTGTGAAGATGATGAAATAGGTACTTTTTTATGTCAATTATTGACGGCGGCTGAATATCAAGTTATTTGGTTAGTCGATGTTTATGAAGCTATCAATCGGATTAAATTAATTAACCCATCGATCGTAATCTTAGAACAAAATCAGGAAATATCTCTAGAGATTAGTCAAAACATTAAATTGAAAAGTGAAGATAATTTATACTTGATGATAATCAGAGATAGAATAAGTGGTAATGAATGGGAAAATCTCTCTAATTCTGGAGTTGATGAATATTTATTGAAACCATTACAACCAAGATTACTACTGAGAAAGATAGCTAAAATTATTAATCATTAA
- a CDS encoding metallophosphoesterase, which translates to MNVRFAIASDLHIALPETIDTNVNRFHLTQFSIPALEVVLQHLNTLNLDFLLLPGDLTQNGEIVNHQWLQAKLETLSYPVYVIPGNHDVPSLKGSKNTIAFQEFPEYYQKFGYKNTKSHDYTCELADGLQLVALNSNHFNEEEKQLGCLMENQLIWLEETLSKLTDKLVLVMIHHNVIEHLPNQSNHVLGCRYMLDNASQLLSILNKYQVRFIFTGHLHIQDIATSNGIHEITTGSLITYPHPYRILELKDNQLSIESHHITQLPDIKNLAYFSKKWTSDRSFPFMITMLTSPPLNLSLTEAKEYAPLLKNFWADIAHGDKIFDFTQLPPHINQYFQLFGAVDQDGQPRTIDNNIKIIL; encoded by the coding sequence ATGAATGTACGTTTTGCGATCGCCAGTGATTTACATATAGCTTTACCTGAAACCATCGATACTAACGTTAATCGTTTTCACCTAACTCAATTCAGCATACCAGCCTTAGAAGTGGTTTTACAACATTTAAACACCCTTAATTTGGATTTTCTCTTACTACCGGGAGATTTAACCCAAAATGGCGAAATAGTTAATCATCAGTGGCTACAGGCAAAATTAGAAACTTTATCATATCCTGTTTATGTGATTCCGGGTAATCATGATGTCCCCAGTTTAAAGGGTAGCAAAAACACGATCGCCTTTCAAGAATTTCCCGAATATTATCAAAAATTTGGTTATAAAAACACTAAAAGTCACGATTACACTTGCGAATTAGCAGACGGTTTACAATTAGTCGCTTTAAACTCTAATCATTTTAATGAGGAGGAAAAACAGTTAGGTTGTCTAATGGAAAATCAATTGATTTGGTTAGAAGAAACTTTATCGAAACTGACGGATAAGTTAGTATTGGTGATGATTCATCATAATGTAATTGAACACCTTCCTAATCAATCTAATCATGTGTTAGGGTGTAGATATATGTTAGATAATGCTTCTCAATTACTATCAATTTTGAACAAGTATCAGGTAAGATTTATCTTTACAGGACATTTACACATTCAAGATATTGCCACCTCTAATGGTATTCATGAAATTACTACTGGTTCATTAATTACTTATCCTCATCCTTATCGCATCCTAGAATTAAAAGATAATCAACTCTCGATCGAGTCTCATCATATCACCCAACTTCCTGACATAAAAAATTTGGCCTATTTTTCTAAAAAATGGACATCTGATCGATCGTTTCCTTTTATGATTACTATGTTAACATCTCCTCCCCTTAACTTATCCTTGACAGAAGCAAAAGAATATGCCCCACTATTAAAGAATTTTTGGGCAGACATAGCCCATGGTGACAAGATTTTTGACTTTACTCAATTACCTCCCCATATTAATCAATATTTTCAGTTATTCGGGGCAGTTGATCAAGATGGACAACCTCGCACGATCGATAATAATATTAAAATTATTCTCTGA
- the trmB gene encoding tRNA (guanosine(46)-N7)-methyltransferase TrmB, whose product MARVRVRQHVNPLSNRYQQLISIPDWSQIYSNLSLPFHLDLGCARGRFLLQMAQQNPDRNYLGVEIREGLVTEANEIKEEYHLSNLYYVFGNINHSLTNLLASLPPYSLELVTIQFPDPWFKKKHQKRRVVQSEIVEILAQFLSPKGQVFLQSDIKEVAEEMLDRFLENSQFKPLKPEIWLTENPLEVMTEREIATINKGESIYRSILTINIRKD is encoded by the coding sequence TTGGCAAGAGTGAGAGTGCGTCAACACGTCAACCCATTAAGTAACAGGTATCAGCAATTAATCTCAATCCCTGATTGGAGTCAAATATATTCTAATCTATCTTTGCCTTTTCATCTTGATTTAGGTTGTGCGCGAGGACGTTTTTTATTACAGATGGCACAACAAAATCCCGACAGAAATTATTTAGGAGTGGAAATTAGAGAGGGTTTGGTAACAGAAGCCAACGAGATAAAAGAGGAATATCATCTTAGCAATCTTTATTATGTTTTTGGCAATATTAACCATTCTTTAACAAATTTATTAGCTTCTTTACCTCCTTATAGTTTAGAATTGGTGACGATACAATTTCCCGATCCTTGGTTTAAGAAAAAACATCAAAAAAGACGAGTTGTACAATCAGAAATTGTCGAAATTTTAGCTCAATTCTTATCACCTAAAGGACAAGTATTTTTACAATCTGATATTAAAGAAGTTGCAGAAGAAATGCTCGATCGATTTTTGGAAAACTCTCAATTTAAACCCTTAAAACCAGAAATTTGGCTAACAGAAAACCCATTAGAAGTGATGACAGAAAGAGAAATTGCCACAATAAACAAAGGAGAATCAATTTATCGTAGTATTTTAACAATAAATATCCGTAAGGATTAA
- a CDS encoding molybdopterin oxidoreductase family protein, with amino-acid sequence MSKKVTTVCPYCGVGCGLEVQPPSEGKTINCDSEGNPIWKVMGDRNHPSSLGKVCVKGATVTEAMAKNRLEYPLFREKLDQEFRQISWESAYNLIVNRINTVRETIGVDGICMYGSGQFQTEDYYIAQKLIKGCLGTNNFDANSRLCMSSAVSGYIGSFGADGPPCTYEDLELTDCAFLVGTNTAECHPIVFNRLRAYHKKNPHVKLIVVDPRHTATAEVADLHLPINPGSDIDLFNGIAYLLLQWNAVDYSFIDRYTNHFEDYKEIILHYPPEVVAQKCGISIEDLETCTRYWVESDKVLSMWSMGLNQSSEGTAKVRTLINLHLMTGKIGKAGSGPFSLTGQPNAMGGREAGGLAQLLPGYRSVLNPNHRAEVEVLWGLPSGSIDDKVGKSVWEMILGLETGEVGLFWVAATNPVVSMPDLERTKKALLKSPFTVYQDAYYPTETAYYAHLVLPAAQWSEKSGTMTNSERVVTYAPKFSNPPGEAKADWEIFAEVGRRLGFEQYFNFQNVAQVHQEFASITEDRPCDMSGMTHQLLEQYGAIQWPFPLGSNPENRYGRRLYTDLKFHTKNEKANFAPLHSRGLAEPPNPDYPLVLTIGRLYGHWHTMTRTGRIDKIKKMHPEPFLEIHPKDAHKLNLEDNDFVKVASVRGEAQFKIQITRSIAPGTVFVPMHWGFLWAKNAEANSLTHPHACPISKQPELKACAVNLTKIIPQSDIKLSAKKGNRDKN; translated from the coding sequence ATGAGTAAAAAAGTTACTACCGTTTGTCCTTATTGTGGTGTGGGTTGTGGTTTAGAAGTTCAACCCCCTTCCGAGGGTAAAACTATTAATTGTGATTCTGAAGGTAATCCCATTTGGAAAGTAATGGGCGATCGCAATCATCCGTCAAGTTTAGGAAAAGTATGTGTAAAAGGGGCAACTGTCACCGAAGCAATGGCAAAAAATCGTCTTGAGTACCCTTTATTTCGAGAAAAATTAGATCAAGAATTTCGTCAAATTTCGTGGGAATCAGCTTATAATCTCATTGTTAACCGCATCAATACTGTCAGAGAAACGATAGGAGTTGATGGTATTTGTATGTACGGTTCAGGACAGTTTCAAACAGAAGACTATTATATTGCCCAAAAATTAATTAAAGGGTGCTTAGGTACAAACAATTTCGATGCCAATTCTCGTTTATGTATGTCTTCTGCCGTTTCAGGATATATAGGCAGTTTTGGTGCTGATGGCCCTCCTTGTACCTATGAAGATTTAGAATTAACAGACTGTGCTTTTTTAGTTGGTACGAATACTGCGGAATGTCACCCCATCGTTTTTAATCGTTTAAGGGCATATCATAAGAAAAACCCTCATGTTAAGCTTATTGTGGTTGATCCTCGTCATACTGCTACTGCTGAGGTTGCAGATCTTCATTTACCTATTAATCCGGGTAGTGATATTGATTTATTTAACGGTATCGCCTATCTACTTTTACAATGGAATGCAGTTGATTACTCTTTTATCGATCGATATACGAATCATTTTGAAGACTATAAAGAAATTATTTTACATTATCCCCCTGAAGTAGTTGCTCAAAAATGCGGAATTTCGATCGAAGACTTGGAAACTTGCACTCGTTATTGGGTAGAATCGGATAAAGTGTTATCAATGTGGTCAATGGGATTAAATCAATCTTCTGAAGGTACAGCAAAAGTAAGAACTTTGATTAATCTACACCTGATGACGGGCAAAATAGGAAAAGCAGGAAGTGGGCCATTTTCTTTAACAGGGCAACCTAACGCTATGGGCGGCAGAGAAGCGGGGGGTTTAGCCCAACTTTTGCCGGGGTATCGCAGTGTTTTAAATCCAAACCATCGGGCAGAAGTCGAGGTATTATGGGGTTTACCTTCAGGCTCGATCGATGATAAAGTAGGTAAAAGTGTATGGGAAATGATCCTAGGATTAGAGACGGGAGAGGTTGGTTTATTTTGGGTTGCCGCCACAAATCCAGTGGTAAGTATGCCAGATTTAGAACGTACTAAAAAAGCCTTATTAAAATCTCCTTTCACCGTTTATCAAGATGCGTACTATCCCACAGAAACTGCTTATTATGCCCATTTAGTGTTACCTGCGGCACAATGGAGTGAAAAATCAGGTACTATGACTAATTCTGAGCGTGTGGTTACTTATGCCCCTAAGTTTAGTAATCCCCCCGGAGAAGCGAAAGCCGATTGGGAAATTTTTGCAGAAGTAGGTAGAAGACTAGGATTTGAACAATATTTCAACTTTCAAAATGTGGCTCAAGTACATCAAGAATTTGCTAGTATAACCGAAGATCGTCCTTGTGATATGTCAGGGATGACTCATCAACTTTTAGAGCAATATGGTGCAATTCAGTGGCCTTTTCCTTTGGGTAGTAATCCTGAAAATCGTTACGGCAGAAGACTTTACACAGATCTTAAATTTCACACGAAAAACGAAAAAGCAAATTTCGCTCCTTTACACAGTCGAGGATTAGCCGAACCTCCAAACCCTGATTATCCCTTAGTTTTAACTATCGGACGTTTATATGGACATTGGCACACTATGACCAGAACTGGTAGGATTGATAAAATTAAAAAGATGCACCCTGAGCCTTTTTTAGAAATTCATCCCAAAGATGCACATAAGCTCAATTTAGAAGATAATGACTTTGTTAAAGTTGCATCTGTTAGGGGGGAAGCTCAATTTAAGATCCAGATTACCAGATCGATCGCCCCCGGAACGGTATTTGTACCAATGCACTGGGGTTTTTTGTGGGCAAAAAATGCTGAAGCTAATAGTTTAACTCATCCTCACGCTTGTCCTATTTCTAAACAACCAGAGTTAAAAGCCTGTGCTGTTAATTTAACTAAAATTATACCTCAGTCTGACATAAAATTATCGGCAAAAAAAGGGAATCGTGACAAGAATTGA
- a CDS encoding phosphatase PAP2 family protein — MKIKYLLKPKNFLYHINKVNIFFCSLALLFFSILSTLVATGKLKELDEYLLTQLHVILPDWFVYIAKASYFVGEAEVAVFIVLFSLGFLVWKKYWDEAQVLALFTLSILILIDKILKPFFAIPRPLDRLVDNAFGNSFPSGHASGNLLLYFLLAYFFSRSFPENKTYFYILATFLIILMGISSAYLRVHWVTDILASYCVGYILFSLAVTLLKSSKNN; from the coding sequence ATGAAAATAAAGTATTTATTAAAACCTAAAAATTTTTTATATCATATTAATAAAGTTAACATCTTTTTTTGTAGTTTAGCCTTGTTATTTTTTTCTATTCTTAGTACTTTAGTTGCTACGGGAAAATTAAAAGAATTAGACGAATATTTATTGACTCAACTTCACGTTATTTTACCTGATTGGTTTGTTTATATTGCTAAGGCTTCTTATTTTGTTGGAGAAGCAGAGGTTGCAGTGTTTATTGTCTTATTTAGTTTAGGTTTTTTAGTGTGGAAAAAATACTGGGATGAAGCCCAAGTTTTGGCGTTATTTACTTTATCTATTCTCATTTTAATTGATAAAATTCTTAAACCTTTTTTTGCTATTCCTCGTCCTCTCGATCGATTAGTAGATAATGCTTTTGGTAATAGTTTCCCCAGTGGTCACGCTTCTGGTAACTTATTATTATACTTTTTATTAGCTTATTTTTTCTCTCGATCATTCCCTGAAAATAAAACTTATTTTTATATTTTAGCCACATTTTTAATAATTTTAATGGGTATAAGTAGTGCTTATTTAAGAGTTCATTGGGTAACAGATATTTTAGCCTCTTATTGTGTAGGATATATTCTGTTTAGTTTAGCTGTCACTTTATTAAAAAGCTCTAAAAATAATTAG
- a CDS encoding glycosyltransferase family 39 protein translates to MREKKLQINSESLQKSPEKLWAISIVSLSIICGVAFFLNIGNIGLIDKTEALYVEVARQMVITNNWISPHWNDNYFYSYPAGGYWFLALSFKLFGISEFSARLPIALTATAVVFMVFYTLRYFGYIENKPKNPLYLWLTAWIGGSIMALNPAWIAWGRVAVSDMLLSSAVSLAMLTFFLGYAQPDKPKTQRIFYSIFPILLSIAVLVKGPIGIILPVLGIGIFLLYVGKFWEIFWEIKTFRTIGIFLILTLPWYIAAIIMDGEIFVNEFLAVSNFKRFTSVVFNHPGPWYYYIIWGTVLMLPWIVYFPLAVMNLSCWRWQKVRQSPRQSQLGLYAFCWFITTFVFFSAAATKLQGYILPVTPAVVIIIALFWGEKLRESSPKNEKLFLVSAIFNLIILLALSIASAISVSLIGEDTSAPTFAENLGKSGIPIISAISWGLGVVTAIALLWKKPLWRWFWSSNLLAFFAFVTFVFPPLIPLLDIERQQSFRAISLQIKEEIKPQEEVFLIGFTRYSIVYYADHSVNFVHGIEDFQDQIKQKNLQGKTILVVVESKYLEDSPLGKMDYDLVSQKQAYKLIRIARDNIL, encoded by the coding sequence ATGCGAGAAAAAAAATTACAAATCAACTCAGAATCTTTGCAAAAATCTCCTGAAAAATTATGGGCTATTTCGATCGTTTCTTTATCTATAATTTGTGGAGTAGCCTTTTTTTTGAATATTGGTAACATTGGTTTAATCGATAAAACAGAGGCTTTATATGTAGAAGTTGCTCGACAGATGGTTATAACCAATAATTGGATTAGTCCTCATTGGAATGATAATTATTTTTACTCCTATCCTGCGGGTGGTTATTGGTTTTTAGCATTAAGTTTTAAGTTATTTGGTATCTCAGAGTTTTCCGCTAGATTGCCTATCGCTTTGACAGCAACCGCCGTAGTTTTCATGGTATTTTATACTCTCCGTTACTTTGGCTATATCGAAAATAAGCCTAAAAACCCTCTCTATCTTTGGTTAACAGCATGGATTGGGGGAAGTATTATGGCTTTAAATCCTGCTTGGATTGCTTGGGGGAGAGTAGCAGTATCAGATATGTTGTTATCTAGTGCTGTGTCTTTAGCTATGTTGACATTTTTTCTCGGATATGCGCAACCAGATAAGCCAAAAACGCAACGGATTTTCTATTCTATTTTTCCCATTCTATTATCGATCGCTGTATTAGTCAAAGGGCCGATCGGAATTATTTTACCCGTGTTAGGAATCGGTATTTTTTTATTATATGTGGGCAAATTCTGGGAAATCTTCTGGGAAATCAAGACTTTTCGCACCATAGGAATTTTTCTCATCTTAACTTTACCTTGGTATATTGCCGCCATCATTATGGATGGAGAGATATTCGTCAATGAATTTTTAGCCGTTAGCAATTTTAAACGATTCACTAGCGTAGTTTTTAACCATCCCGGCCCTTGGTATTATTATATTATTTGGGGAACAGTGTTAATGTTACCTTGGATAGTTTATTTTCCTCTCGCTGTGATGAATTTATCCTGTTGGCGTTGGCAAAAAGTAAGACAATCTCCCCGACAATCCCAATTAGGATTATATGCTTTTTGTTGGTTTATCACTACCTTTGTTTTTTTCTCTGCGGCGGCTACCAAACTGCAAGGTTATATTCTTCCCGTCACTCCTGCGGTAGTTATTATCATTGCGTTATTCTGGGGGGAAAAGTTAAGAGAGTCTTCGCCAAAAAACGAGAAATTATTTTTAGTTAGTGCTATCTTCAATTTAATTATTTTGTTAGCATTATCGATCGCTTCTGCCATCAGTGTTAGTCTAATAGGAGAAGACACCTCTGCACCAACTTTTGCAGAAAATCTAGGAAAATCAGGAATACCCATAATTTCTGCTATTTCTTGGGGCTTAGGAGTTGTTACAGCGATAGCGTTGTTGTGGAAAAAACCTTTATGGCGCTGGTTTTGGAGTTCAAACTTACTCGCTTTTTTTGCTTTTGTTACCTTTGTTTTTCCTCCTTTGATACCTCTTTTAGATATAGAAAGACAGCAATCTTTTCGCGCAATATCTTTACAAATTAAGGAAGAAATTAAGCCTCAAGAAGAAGTTTTTTTAATTGGATTTACTCGTTACAGTATTGTTTATTATGCCGATCATTCTGTTAATTTTGTTCATGGCATAGAGGATTTTCAAGATCAAATAAAACAAAAAAATCTTCAAGGAAAAACTATTTTAGTAGTAGTTGAATCTAAATATTTAGAAGACAGTCCATTAGGAAAAATGGATTATGATTTAGTTTCTCAAAAACAAGCCTATAAATTGATTAGAATTGCGAGGGATAATATATTATAG
- the metK gene encoding methionine adenosyltransferase yields MSRNYLFTSESVTEGHPDKICDQISDTILDALLTQDPSSRVAAEVVVNTGLVLITGEISSKANVNYIDLARKKIADIGYTDAGNGFSADSCSVLIALDEQSADIAQGVDKAQEQRENLSEDELDKIGAGDQGIMFGFACNETPELMPLPISLAHRMARRLGLVRKSGELPYLGPDGKTQVTIAYENDQPIGIDTILISTQHAASIGNITDNKAIQATLRDAIQEVVVNPVFHDLQIKPTDKTRFLLNPTGKFVIGGPQGDSGLTGRKIIIDTYGGYSRHGGGAFSGKDPTKVDRSASYACRYVAKNIVAAGLATKCEVQVSYAIGVAQPVSIFIETFGTATVPEEKLLPLVKANFDLRPAGIIQMFNLCSLPAQRNGRFYQDVAAYGHFGRTDLDLPWERIDKATLLRDAVSQTLAIA; encoded by the coding sequence TTGAGTCGTAACTATCTATTTACGTCCGAGTCCGTTACAGAGGGGCATCCGGACAAAATTTGTGACCAAATATCGGATACTATTTTAGATGCGTTGTTAACTCAAGATCCATCTAGTCGAGTAGCGGCGGAAGTGGTGGTTAACACAGGTTTAGTTTTGATTACTGGAGAAATCTCCTCGAAAGCGAATGTCAATTATATTGATTTAGCTCGTAAAAAAATTGCTGATATTGGCTATACTGATGCTGGTAATGGCTTTTCTGCTGATAGTTGCTCAGTTTTAATCGCTTTAGATGAACAATCCGCAGATATTGCCCAAGGAGTCGATAAAGCTCAAGAACAACGAGAGAATCTTAGTGAGGATGAACTCGACAAAATTGGAGCAGGTGATCAGGGTATTATGTTTGGTTTTGCCTGTAATGAAACTCCTGAATTAATGCCTTTACCGATTAGTTTAGCTCATCGTATGGCCAGACGTTTGGGATTAGTTAGAAAGTCTGGAGAGTTGCCATATTTAGGCCCTGATGGTAAAACTCAAGTTACGATCGCCTATGAAAATGATCAACCTATAGGTATTGATACTATATTAATTTCCACTCAACACGCTGCGTCTATTGGTAATATCACTGATAATAAAGCAATTCAAGCTACTTTAAGAGATGCAATTCAAGAGGTAGTCGTTAATCCAGTATTTCATGATTTACAAATTAAACCGACAGATAAAACTCGTTTCTTACTTAATCCTACAGGTAAATTTGTCATCGGTGGCCCTCAAGGAGATTCTGGTTTAACAGGTCGTAAAATTATTATTGATACCTACGGTGGTTATTCTCGTCATGGGGGGGGTGCTTTTTCTGGGAAAGATCCCACTAAAGTCGATCGAAGTGCTTCTTATGCTTGTCGTTATGTAGCAAAAAATATCGTAGCGGCTGGTTTAGCAACTAAGTGCGAAGTCCAAGTCAGTTACGCTATTGGTGTTGCTCAACCTGTAAGTATTTTTATTGAAACTTTTGGAACTGCTACCGTACCAGAAGAAAAACTATTACCTTTAGTTAAGGCTAATTTTGATTTACGTCCGGCTGGTATTATTCAAATGTTTAATTTATGTTCTTTACCTGCCCAAAGAAATGGACGTTTTTATCAGGATGTCGCCGCCTATGGACATTTTGGACGGACGGATTTAGATCTTCCTTGGGAAAGAATTGATAAAGCCACATTACTGCGAGATGCTGTAAGTCAAACATTGGCGATCGCCTAG